The following proteins come from a genomic window of Aequorivita marisscotiae:
- a CDS encoding TIGR00730 family Rossman fold protein: MEKTPKYHLQKTESPFLKGPRSRFKELWFTFKVQYNFIKGFRKMHFIGPCVTVYGSARFTPDSEHYKNAEKIGAELSKLGFTIMTGGGPGIMEAANKGAYDAGGYSVGVNIILPFEQKPNPYLHKWIDIPYFFVRKFLLMKYSYAFVVMPGGMGTLDELFEAITLIQTKIIQHFPIVIFDKTYHKELTEHIELMVKQESISPEDMDLIFVTDSAEEVVEHIKIHAIKRFGLVKEQYKPKWWYGENRRKF, from the coding sequence ATGGAAAAAACCCCTAAATATCATTTGCAAAAAACCGAATCTCCATTTTTAAAAGGACCGCGTTCTCGGTTCAAGGAGCTATGGTTTACATTTAAAGTGCAGTACAACTTTATAAAAGGATTCCGTAAAATGCACTTTATTGGTCCTTGTGTAACAGTTTACGGCTCCGCAAGGTTTACACCAGATTCCGAACACTATAAAAATGCTGAAAAGATTGGTGCCGAACTTTCAAAATTAGGGTTTACCATTATGACCGGAGGCGGTCCCGGCATTATGGAAGCCGCCAACAAAGGGGCTTATGACGCTGGTGGATATTCTGTTGGCGTAAATATTATTCTTCCTTTTGAGCAAAAACCAAACCCATATTTGCACAAGTGGATTGATATTCCGTATTTCTTTGTACGCAAATTCCTATTGATGAAATACTCCTACGCCTTTGTGGTAATGCCGGGCGGAATGGGCACTTTAGATGAACTTTTTGAGGCGATTACATTGATACAAACTAAGATAATCCAGCATTTCCCAATTGTTATTTTCGATAAAACATATCACAAAGAATTGACTGAACATATTGAGTTAATGGTCAAACAAGAAAGCATCAGCCCAGAGGATATGGATTTAATCTTCGTGACCGATTCCGCAGAAGAAGTAGTGGAGCATATAAAAATTCACGCTATTAAAAGATTTGGATTGGTTAAAGAACAATACAAACCAAAATGGTGGTACGGGGAAAACCGAAGGAAATTTTAA
- a CDS encoding ABC transporter permease translates to MKTIGYIIQKEFKQIFRNKGMLPIIFILPILQLVILSNAATYEIKNIKFAYIDYDRTTTSRTLLEKFNASTYFDVLTNFPSQKIASSAMLTGEVDVVLEIPNNFERNLLKEKTAGLSISINAIDGAAAGVTSGYVNQIVQSFNKDVKMSIMNISKKTDQPVSIASIPSFWYNTTLDYKTFMVPGILVLLVTMITLFLSGMNIVREKEIGTLEQINVTPIRKSQFITGKLFPFWVIGIGLLTIGLILAKVIFNTPMLGSLILLYTYTSIYILVILGMGLLISNFTDTQQQAMFIAWFFVVIFILMSGLFTPIESMPKWAQIITEFNPIKYFVEVVRMVLLKGSGLGDILPQMLKTLLFAILMNLLAVWSYKKVN, encoded by the coding sequence ATGAAGACCATCGGTTATATAATACAAAAGGAATTTAAGCAAATCTTTAGAAATAAAGGGATGTTGCCAATTATTTTTATCCTGCCCATTTTGCAACTGGTCATCTTGTCTAATGCCGCGACCTATGAAATAAAAAACATAAAATTCGCCTATATAGATTACGATCGCACCACTACTTCCCGCACCTTACTAGAGAAGTTTAACGCTTCCACCTATTTTGATGTTTTAACCAATTTTCCTTCACAGAAAATAGCAAGTTCCGCGATGTTAACTGGAGAGGTTGATGTGGTCCTGGAAATTCCCAATAATTTTGAACGAAATCTACTAAAGGAAAAAACCGCCGGTCTGTCTATCTCCATTAATGCTATTGACGGCGCAGCTGCCGGGGTTACAAGTGGTTATGTAAATCAGATTGTTCAAAGTTTTAATAAAGATGTGAAAATGTCTATAATGAACATTTCAAAAAAAACTGATCAGCCAGTGTCAATTGCAAGTATTCCGTCGTTTTGGTACAATACTACTTTAGATTATAAAACATTTATGGTGCCGGGAATATTAGTGTTACTTGTAACGATGATAACCCTTTTTCTCTCTGGAATGAATATTGTCCGCGAAAAAGAGATAGGTACATTAGAACAGATTAACGTAACACCTATTCGCAAAAGTCAGTTTATTACTGGCAAACTTTTCCCTTTTTGGGTTATTGGAATAGGATTGCTGACCATTGGACTTATACTGGCAAAAGTAATTTTCAATACGCCCATGCTGGGCAGTTTAATACTACTCTATACCTACACTTCTATTTATATTTTAGTAATTCTCGGGATGGGCCTGCTTATTTCAAATTTCACCGATACGCAGCAGCAGGCCATGTTTATCGCTTGGTTTTTTGTCGTGATTTTTATCTTAATGAGCGGCTTGTTCACGCCAATAGAAAGCATGCCAAAATGGGCACAGATAATTACTGAATTCAACCCCATAAAGTACTTTGTAGAGGTTGTGCGAATGGTTCTGCTGAAGGGATCTGGCTTGGGCGACATTTTACCGCAAATGTTGAAGACGCTGCTTTTTGCAATACTTATGAACCTTTTGGCGGTTTGGAGTTATAAAAAAGTAAACTAA
- a CDS encoding ABC transporter permease, whose protein sequence is MKRFIGFIKKEFYHIFRDRRSLFILFGMPIAQILLFGFAITNEINNVNIAILDHSKDASTEEIINKISASKYFTIKQMIAHEADIESTFKKGKIKAVLNFEKDFSKNLIADHNATIQIITDATDPNTANSITNYTNAILQNYQQEKNKGIQIEYQIIPQTRMVYNPELKSVFMFVPGVMTIILMLVSAMMTSISITREKELGTMEILLVSPLKPFQVIIGKVVPYIFLSVINAAVIVLLSIFIFKMPVQGSLFLLGLESVLFIITSLALGILISTIAATQQAAMMISLMGLMLPVILLSGFIFPISSMPVPLQIISNIIPAKWFIIIIKGIMLKGVGMAYIWKETLILIGMTLFFIGLSIKKYKIRLE, encoded by the coding sequence ATGAAACGATTTATAGGTTTTATAAAAAAGGAATTCTACCATATCTTTCGGGATAGGCGATCGCTCTTTATACTCTTCGGAATGCCTATTGCCCAAATATTGCTTTTCGGATTTGCAATTACAAATGAAATAAACAACGTAAATATTGCCATTTTAGATCATTCAAAAGACGCTTCAACCGAAGAAATTATCAATAAAATCTCGGCTTCAAAATACTTCACCATAAAACAAATGATTGCCCATGAAGCCGATATAGAATCCACTTTCAAAAAAGGAAAAATAAAAGCCGTCTTAAATTTTGAAAAAGATTTCAGCAAAAATCTAATCGCGGATCACAACGCCACTATTCAAATTATAACAGACGCTACCGACCCAAACACGGCCAATTCCATCACCAATTATACCAATGCAATACTTCAAAATTATCAACAGGAAAAAAATAAAGGGATCCAAATTGAGTATCAAATAATTCCCCAAACCCGAATGGTTTATAACCCAGAACTTAAAAGCGTGTTTATGTTCGTGCCTGGGGTAATGACTATCATTTTAATGCTGGTTTCGGCCATGATGACTTCCATCTCCATTACTCGCGAAAAGGAATTGGGCACGATGGAAATTCTCTTGGTTTCCCCTTTAAAACCCTTTCAGGTTATTATCGGGAAAGTGGTTCCATATATTTTTCTATCTGTCATAAATGCAGCAGTAATAGTACTTCTGAGCATTTTCATTTTTAAAATGCCCGTACAGGGAAGTCTTTTTTTACTGGGATTGGAAAGCGTTCTTTTTATAATTACTTCCTTGGCACTGGGGATTTTAATCTCAACCATCGCCGCAACCCAACAGGCCGCAATGATGATTTCCTTGATGGGTTTGATGCTCCCCGTGATACTGCTTTCTGGCTTTATATTTCCAATTTCGAGTATGCCGGTACCGCTTCAAATTATCAGCAACATAATACCCGCAAAATGGTTTATCATCATCATAAAAGGCATAATGCTGAAAGGTGTGGGAATGGCGTATATCTGGAAAGAAACGTTGATTCTGATAGGAATGACCCTTTTCTTTATTGGACTAAGTATAAAGAAATATAAAATACGACTGGAATAA